Proteins from one Pseudomonas bijieensis genomic window:
- a CDS encoding ABC transporter substrate-binding protein: protein MNMIPLRAAIAAALLSVAVGAAAKPLVVCTEASPEGFDMVQYTTAVTADAVAETIFNRLADFKPGTTEVIPALAESWDISDDGLTYTFHLRKGVKFHTTEYFKPTRDMNADDVVWSFQRQLDPNHPWHKLSSVGFPYFESMGFKELLKSVEKVDEHTVKFSLTRREAPFLADIAMAFSSIYPAEYADQLLKAGKAGDLNSKPVGTGPFIFQRYNKDAQVRFKANPDYFRGKPPADALVLAIATDNNVRMQKLKTNECQIALYPKPDDIPSIKKDPNLKVAELDAMTVSYTALNTSHKYMSDVRVRKAIDLAFDKEAYVNALFGKGNATVAVNPYPPTLLGYNHDLKNPPRNLDKARELLKEAGVPEGTVFTLFTRNGGGPTNPNPMLGAQMMQADLAKVGIKVDIRVMEWGEMLKRAKNGEHDMVSAGWAGDNGDPDNFLTPMLSCEAAKNGENYARWCNEKFQALIDQARATVNPEERIKLYEQAQVLFNQDLPWISMAHTRMFTAMRNNVEGYVISPLTTNNFATTQVK, encoded by the coding sequence ATGAACATGATCCCCCTACGCGCAGCCATCGCCGCTGCGTTGCTGAGTGTCGCCGTTGGCGCCGCGGCCAAACCCCTGGTGGTTTGTACAGAAGCCAGCCCGGAAGGCTTCGACATGGTCCAGTACACGACTGCAGTCACTGCCGACGCCGTGGCAGAAACCATTTTCAACCGCCTGGCCGACTTCAAGCCCGGCACCACCGAAGTGATTCCGGCCCTGGCCGAATCCTGGGACATCAGTGACGATGGCCTGACGTACACCTTCCACCTGCGCAAGGGCGTCAAGTTCCATACCACCGAATACTTCAAGCCGACCCGCGACATGAACGCCGACGACGTGGTCTGGAGCTTCCAGCGCCAGCTGGACCCGAATCACCCATGGCACAAGCTGTCGAGCGTGGGCTTCCCGTACTTTGAAAGCATGGGCTTCAAAGAGCTGCTCAAGAGCGTCGAGAAAGTCGACGAGCACACGGTCAAGTTCAGCCTGACCCGCCGCGAAGCGCCGTTCCTGGCCGACATCGCCATGGCCTTCTCCTCGATCTACCCGGCCGAATACGCCGACCAGTTGCTCAAGGCAGGCAAGGCCGGCGATCTCAACAGCAAGCCGGTCGGCACCGGGCCGTTCATCTTCCAGCGCTACAACAAGGACGCCCAGGTGCGCTTCAAGGCCAACCCGGACTACTTCCGTGGCAAGCCGCCGGCCGATGCCCTGGTGCTGGCCATCGCCACCGACAACAACGTGCGCATGCAAAAACTCAAGACCAACGAGTGCCAGATCGCGCTGTATCCAAAACCGGATGACATCCCCAGCATCAAGAAAGACCCGAACCTGAAGGTCGCTGAACTGGACGCGATGACCGTCTCCTACACCGCCCTGAACACCAGCCACAAATACATGAGCGACGTGCGGGTGCGCAAAGCCATCGACCTGGCCTTCGACAAGGAAGCCTACGTCAACGCGCTGTTCGGCAAGGGCAACGCCACCGTGGCGGTCAACCCGTATCCGCCAACCCTGCTGGGCTACAACCACGACCTGAAGAACCCGCCTCGCAACCTGGACAAGGCCCGTGAGTTGCTCAAGGAAGCCGGTGTGCCGGAAGGTACCGTATTCACCCTGTTCACCCGTAACGGTGGCGGCCCGACCAACCCCAACCCGATGCTCGGCGCGCAGATGATGCAGGCCGACCTGGCCAAGGTCGGAATCAAGGTCGACATCCGCGTGATGGAATGGGGCGAAATGCTCAAGCGCGCGAAAAACGGCGAGCACGACATGGTTTCCGCCGGATGGGCGGGCGACAACGGCGACCCGGATAACTTCCTGACGCCTATGCTCAGTTGCGAGGCGGCCAAGAACGGCGAAAACTACGCGCGCTGGTGCAATGAGAAATTCCAGGCGCTGATCGACCAGGCTCGCGCCACAGTGAACCCTGAGGAACGCATCAAGCTCTATGAACAGGCCCAGGTGCTTTTCAACCAGGACCTGCCATGGATCAGCATGGCCCACACCCGCATGTTCACCGCAATGCGCAACAACGTAGAGGGTTATGTGATTAGCCCGCTCACCACCAACAACTTCGCCACCACCCAGGTGAAGTAG
- a CDS encoding ABC transporter permease subunit has protein sequence MFSFIARRLGLLIPTFFGITLLTFALIRMIPGDPVEVMMGERRVDPEMHAQAMERLGLNKPLYAQYLDYIGKLAHGDLGESLRTRESVWTEFSSLFPATLELSMAALLFAGILGLLAGVIAALKRGSLFDHGVMGVSLAGYSMPIFWWGLILIMFFSVSLGWTPVSGRIDLLYDIEPRTGFMLIDTLLADEPGAFLDALHHLILPAIVLGTIPLAVIARMTRSSMLEVLREDYIRTARAKGLSPSRVVFVHGLRNALIPVLTVVGLQVGTLLAGAVLTETIFSWPGIGKWLIEAIGARDYPVVQNGILLIACLVILVNFVVDILYGFANPRIRHQR, from the coding sequence ATGTTTAGTTTTATTGCCCGCCGACTGGGATTACTGATCCCCACGTTCTTCGGCATCACCTTGCTGACCTTCGCGTTGATTCGCATGATCCCCGGCGATCCCGTGGAAGTGATGATGGGCGAACGTCGGGTCGATCCCGAAATGCATGCACAGGCAATGGAACGCCTTGGCCTCAATAAACCGCTGTATGCCCAGTACCTGGACTACATCGGCAAACTGGCCCACGGCGACCTCGGCGAATCGCTGCGTACCCGTGAAAGCGTATGGACCGAGTTCAGCTCTCTGTTTCCCGCGACCCTGGAACTGTCCATGGCCGCCCTGTTGTTCGCCGGCATCCTGGGCCTTTTGGCCGGGGTGATCGCGGCACTCAAGCGAGGATCCCTGTTCGACCATGGGGTGATGGGCGTCTCCCTGGCGGGGTATTCGATGCCGATCTTCTGGTGGGGCCTGATCCTGATCATGTTCTTCTCGGTGTCCCTGGGCTGGACGCCGGTGTCGGGGCGGATCGACCTGCTCTACGACATCGAGCCGCGGACCGGCTTCATGCTGATCGACACGCTGCTGGCCGATGAGCCCGGCGCGTTCCTCGATGCGCTGCACCACCTGATCCTGCCGGCCATCGTGCTGGGCACCATTCCGCTGGCGGTAATCGCCCGCATGACCCGCTCCTCGATGCTCGAAGTGCTGCGCGAAGACTACATCCGTACCGCCCGAGCCAAGGGCCTGTCGCCTTCGCGCGTGGTATTCGTGCATGGCCTGCGCAACGCGCTGATCCCGGTGCTGACCGTGGTCGGCCTGCAAGTCGGCACGCTGCTGGCCGGTGCGGTCCTGACTGAAACGATCTTCTCCTGGCCGGGCATCGGCAAGTGGCTGATCGAAGCCATCGGCGCCCGGGACTACCCCGTGGTGCAGAACGGCATCCTGTTAATCGCCTGCCTGGTGATTCTGGTCAACTTCGTCGTGGACATCCTCTACGGCTTTGCCAACCCACGCATCCGTCACCAGCGCTGA
- a CDS encoding ABC transporter permease subunit codes for MSTPTTAVAVDQSLLYPSPYKEFWQAFSRNKGAVAGLLFMILVVFCAIFAPWVAPHDPSEQYRDFLLTPPAWLEGGQIQFLLGTDELGRDLLSRLIQGSRLSLLIGLSSVVMSLIPGILLGLFAGFFPRLLGPTIMRLMDIMLALPSLLLAVAIVAILGPGLINTVIAIAIVSLPSYVRLTRAAVMGELNRDYVTAARLAGAGLPRLMFITVLPNCMAPLIVQATLSFSSAILDAAALGFLGLGVQPPTPEWGTMLASARDYIERAWWVVSLPGLTILLSVLAINLMGDGLRDALDPKLKNAA; via the coding sequence ATGAGTACTCCAACTACCGCGGTAGCAGTCGATCAAAGCCTGCTGTATCCGTCCCCGTACAAAGAATTCTGGCAGGCGTTTTCCCGTAACAAGGGCGCCGTGGCCGGGCTGCTGTTCATGATCCTGGTGGTGTTCTGTGCGATCTTCGCGCCGTGGGTCGCACCTCACGACCCGAGCGAGCAATACCGCGACTTCCTGCTGACGCCGCCGGCGTGGCTCGAGGGCGGGCAGATCCAGTTCCTGCTGGGCACCGACGAGCTGGGCCGCGATTTGCTCTCGCGCCTGATCCAGGGCTCGCGCCTGTCGCTGCTGATCGGCTTGTCGTCGGTGGTGATGTCGCTGATCCCGGGCATCCTGCTGGGGCTGTTCGCCGGGTTCTTCCCGCGCCTGCTCGGCCCGACCATCATGCGGTTGATGGACATCATGCTGGCCCTGCCCTCGCTGCTGCTGGCCGTGGCGATCGTCGCCATCCTCGGCCCAGGCCTGATCAACACCGTGATCGCCATCGCCATCGTCTCGCTGCCGTCCTATGTGCGCCTGACCCGCGCCGCCGTGATGGGCGAGCTGAACCGCGACTACGTGACCGCCGCCCGCCTCGCCGGTGCCGGCCTGCCACGCCTGATGTTCATCACCGTGCTGCCCAACTGCATGGCGCCGCTGATCGTGCAGGCGACCCTGAGCTTTTCCTCGGCGATCCTCGACGCCGCCGCCCTGGGCTTCCTCGGCCTCGGCGTACAACCGCCAACCCCGGAGTGGGGCACCATGCTGGCCTCGGCCCGCGACTACATCGAACGCGCCTGGTGGGTCGTGAGCCTGCCTGGCTTGACCATTTTGCTCAGCGTGCTGGCAATCAACCTGATGGGCGACGGTTTGCGCGATGCGCTGGACCCGAAACTCAAGAATGCCGCCTGA
- a CDS encoding ABC transporter ATP-binding protein translates to MSLLEIKNLNVRFGDATAVPVVDGLDLTVEKGEVLAIVGESGSGKSVTMMALMGLIEHPGIVTADALNFDGKNMLKLSSRQRRQIVGKDLAMVFQDPMTALNPSYTVGFQIEEVLRLHLKMSGKAARKRAIELLEKVEIPGAASRMDAYPHQLSGGMSQRVAIAMAIAGEPKLLIADEPTTALDVTIQAQIMDLLLALQKEQDMGLVLITHDLAVVAETAQRVCVMYAGQAVEVGKVPELFDIPAHPYSEALLAAIPEHSMGAERLATLPGIVPGRYDRPQGCLLSPRCPYVQDNCRQQRPALDPKSNSLARCFYPLNQEVA, encoded by the coding sequence ATGTCACTGCTAGAAATCAAGAATCTCAACGTTCGCTTCGGCGACGCCACCGCCGTGCCGGTGGTCGACGGCCTGGACCTGACCGTGGAAAAGGGCGAAGTGCTGGCCATCGTCGGCGAATCGGGCTCGGGCAAATCCGTGACCATGATGGCGCTGATGGGCCTGATCGAGCACCCCGGCATCGTCACCGCCGATGCACTGAACTTCGACGGCAAGAACATGCTCAAGCTGAGCAGCCGCCAGCGCCGGCAGATCGTCGGCAAGGACCTGGCGATGGTCTTCCAGGACCCGATGACCGCGCTCAACCCCAGCTACACCGTGGGTTTCCAGATCGAAGAAGTGCTGCGCCTGCACCTGAAGATGTCCGGCAAGGCCGCCCGCAAGCGCGCCATCGAACTGCTGGAAAAAGTCGAGATCCCCGGCGCGGCCAGCCGCATGGACGCCTACCCGCACCAACTGTCCGGCGGTATGAGCCAGCGCGTGGCGATTGCCATGGCGATTGCCGGCGAGCCGAAACTGTTGATCGCCGACGAACCGACCACCGCCCTGGACGTGACCATCCAGGCGCAGATCATGGACCTGCTCCTGGCCCTGCAAAAAGAGCAGGACATGGGCCTGGTGCTGATCACCCACGACCTGGCCGTGGTGGCTGAAACCGCCCAGCGCGTGTGCGTGATGTACGCCGGCCAAGCGGTGGAAGTGGGCAAGGTGCCGGAGCTGTTCGACATCCCCGCCCACCCGTACAGCGAAGCGTTGCTGGCGGCGATTCCGGAGCACAGCATGGGCGCCGAGCGCCTGGCGACCTTGCCCGGCATCGTCCCCGGTCGCTACGACCGTCCGCAAGGCTGCCTGCTGTCACCGCGCTGCCCCTATGTGCAGGACAACTGCCGCCAGCAACGCCCGGCCCTTGATCCGAAATCCAACAGCCTCGCCCGCTGCTTCTACCCGTTGAACCAGGAGGTGGCGTGA
- a CDS encoding peptide ABC transporter ATP-binding protein has protein sequence MAVVLTARDLTRHYEVSRGMFKGHATVRALNGVSFELEAGKTLAVVGESGCGKSTLARALTLIEEPSSGSLKIAGQEVTGANKAERKQLRKDVQMVFQSPYASLNPRQKIGDQLAEPLLINTSLSATERREKVQAMMKQVGLRPEHYQRYPHMFSGGQRQRIALARAMMLQPKVLVADEPTSALDVSIQAQVLNLFMDLQEEFNTAYVFISHNLAVVQHVADDVMVMYLGRPVEMGPNESIYSRPLHPYTQALLSATPTIHPDPNKPKIKIVGELPNPLNPPSGCAFHKRCPYATERCKTEEPALRLLDNRQVACHYAEQFLEGAA, from the coding sequence ATGGCCGTCGTACTTACCGCCCGTGACCTGACCCGTCATTACGAAGTGTCCCGTGGCATGTTCAAGGGCCATGCGACCGTGCGCGCCCTCAACGGTGTGTCGTTCGAACTGGAAGCTGGCAAGACCCTGGCCGTGGTGGGTGAATCCGGCTGCGGCAAATCCACCCTCGCCCGGGCCCTGACGCTGATCGAAGAACCGTCCTCCGGCTCCTTGAAAATCGCCGGCCAGGAAGTGACCGGTGCCAACAAGGCCGAGCGCAAGCAATTGCGTAAAGACGTGCAGATGGTCTTCCAGAGCCCGTATGCGTCCCTCAACCCGCGGCAGAAAATCGGTGATCAGCTGGCCGAGCCGTTGCTGATCAACACCAGCCTGTCGGCCACCGAGCGGCGGGAAAAAGTCCAGGCGATGATGAAGCAGGTGGGCCTGCGCCCCGAGCATTACCAGCGCTACCCGCACATGTTCTCCGGCGGCCAGCGCCAGCGCATCGCCCTGGCCCGCGCCATGATGTTGCAACCCAAGGTGCTGGTGGCGGACGAACCGACGTCGGCGCTGGACGTGTCGATCCAGGCCCAGGTGCTGAACCTGTTCATGGACTTGCAGGAGGAATTCAACACCGCCTACGTGTTCATTTCCCACAACCTGGCGGTGGTGCAACACGTGGCCGACGACGTGATGGTGATGTACCTCGGTCGCCCGGTGGAAATGGGCCCCAACGAGTCGATCTACAGTCGCCCGCTGCACCCGTACACCCAGGCGCTGCTGTCGGCCACCCCGACCATCCACCCGGACCCGAACAAGCCGAAGATCAAGATCGTCGGCGAACTGCCCAACCCGCTCAACCCACCGTCCGGCTGCGCCTTCCACAAGCGCTGCCCGTACGCAACCGAGCGCTGCAAGACGGAAGAACCGGCCCTGCGCTTGCTCGATAACCGGCAGGTAGCGTGTCACTACGCCGAGCAGTTCCTCGAAGGCGCGGCGTAA
- a CDS encoding peptide chain release factor 3, with protein MTKQAAEVAKRRTFAIISHPDAGKTTITEKLLLMGKAIAVAGTVKSRKSDRHATSDWMEMEKQRGISITTSVMQFPYREHMINLLDTPGHEDFSEDTYRTLTAVDSALMVLDGGKGVEPRTIALMDVCRLRDTPIVSFINKLDRDIRDPIELLDEIEAVLKIKAAPITWPIGCYRDFKGVYHLADDYIIVYTAGHGHERTEVKIIEKLDSDEARAHLGDEYERFVEQLELVQGACHEFDQQEFLDGQLTPVFFGTALGNFGVDHVLDAVVDWAPRPLARVANERTVEPVEEKFSGFVFKIQANMDPKHRDRIAFMRICSGKYEKGMKMRHVRTGKDVRIGDALTFFSSEREQLEEAFAGDIIGLHNHGTIQIGDTFTEGEALGFTGIPHFAPELFRRVRLKDPLKSKQLRQGLQQLAEEGATQVFFPERSNDIILGAVGVLQFDVVASRLKEEYKVECSYEPITVYSARWVECGDKKKLEEFSNKAVENLALDGGGHLTYLAPTRVNLALMEERWPDVKFRATREHH; from the coding sequence ATGACCAAACAGGCCGCCGAAGTCGCGAAACGCCGCACTTTCGCCATTATTTCCCACCCCGATGCCGGTAAGACCACCATCACCGAGAAGCTCTTGCTGATGGGCAAGGCGATTGCGGTCGCCGGCACGGTGAAATCTCGCAAGTCCGACCGCCATGCCACCTCCGACTGGATGGAAATGGAAAAACAACGGGGTATTTCCATTACCACGTCGGTCATGCAGTTCCCGTATCGCGAGCACATGATCAACCTGCTCGACACCCCGGGCCACGAAGACTTCTCCGAAGACACCTATCGCACCCTGACGGCAGTGGACTCGGCGCTGATGGTCCTCGACGGCGGTAAAGGCGTCGAGCCACGGACCATCGCGCTGATGGACGTCTGCCGCCTGCGGGACACGCCGATTGTCAGCTTCATCAACAAGCTCGACCGTGATATCCGCGACCCGATCGAACTGCTCGACGAGATCGAAGCGGTCCTGAAGATCAAGGCGGCGCCGATCACCTGGCCGATCGGTTGCTACCGCGACTTCAAGGGCGTGTACCACCTGGCCGACGACTACATCATCGTCTACACCGCCGGTCACGGCCATGAGCGCACCGAAGTCAAGATCATCGAGAAGCTCGACTCCGACGAGGCTCGCGCGCACCTGGGCGACGAGTACGAGCGTTTTGTCGAGCAACTGGAACTGGTGCAGGGCGCCTGCCATGAATTCGACCAGCAGGAATTCCTCGACGGCCAACTGACCCCGGTGTTCTTCGGTACCGCCCTGGGCAACTTCGGTGTCGACCATGTGCTCGACGCCGTGGTCGATTGGGCCCCGCGCCCGCTGGCCCGCGTCGCCAACGAGCGCACCGTGGAACCGGTGGAGGAGAAGTTCTCGGGCTTCGTGTTCAAGATCCAGGCGAACATGGACCCCAAGCACCGCGACCGCATCGCCTTCATGCGCATCTGCTCCGGCAAGTACGAAAAAGGCATGAAGATGCGCCACGTGCGTACCGGCAAGGACGTGCGCATCGGCGACGCCCTGACCTTCTTCTCCTCGGAACGCGAGCAACTGGAAGAGGCCTTCGCCGGCGACATCATCGGTTTGCATAACCACGGCACTATCCAGATCGGCGACACCTTCACCGAAGGCGAAGCCCTGGGTTTCACCGGCATCCCGCACTTCGCCCCGGAACTGTTCCGCCGCGTGCGCCTGAAGGACCCGCTCAAGTCCAAGCAACTGCGCCAGGGCCTGCAGCAACTGGCCGAAGAGGGCGCCACCCAGGTGTTCTTCCCGGAGCGCAGCAACGACATCATCCTCGGTGCCGTCGGTGTGCTGCAGTTCGACGTTGTCGCCAGCCGCTTGAAGGAGGAATACAAGGTCGAGTGCTCCTACGAGCCGATCACCGTGTATTCCGCCCGTTGGGTCGAATGTGGCGACAAGAAGAAACTCGAGGAGTTTTCCAACAAGGCCGTGGAAAACCTCGCGCTCGACGGTGGCGGTCACCTGACCTACCTGGCCCCGACGCGGGTCAACCTGGCGCTGATGGAAGAGCGCTGGCCGGATGTGAAATTCCGCGCGACCCGCGAGCATCACTAA
- a CDS encoding ABC transporter permease: MAIRYGKGLIGGAVVVALLALLVHWIGIDTIQRYQDDLLFYLQAHLMLVLASMLAALIVGIPAGIALSRPSLVGRAERFMQVFNIGNTVPPLAVLAIALGILGIGSGPAIFALFLASLLPIVRNTYEGLKNVQGSLKEAAVGIGMTPRQVLWKVELPNAVPIIIGGVRVALAINVGTAPLAFLIGANSLGSLIFPGIALNNQPQLLLGAACTALLALLLDGLVTLASRLWLERGLRPS; the protein is encoded by the coding sequence GTGGCTATCCGCTATGGCAAAGGGCTTATCGGGGGGGCGGTCGTCGTCGCGCTCCTGGCCCTGTTGGTCCACTGGATCGGCATCGATACGATCCAACGCTACCAAGACGATCTGCTGTTTTACCTGCAAGCGCACCTGATGCTTGTATTGGCCTCCATGCTGGCGGCCCTGATTGTCGGCATCCCCGCCGGCATCGCCTTAAGCCGCCCCAGCCTGGTCGGGCGCGCCGAACGCTTCATGCAAGTGTTCAACATCGGTAACACCGTACCGCCCCTGGCCGTACTGGCCATCGCCCTGGGCATCCTGGGCATCGGCAGCGGGCCCGCCATCTTCGCCCTGTTCCTCGCCTCGTTGCTGCCCATCGTGCGCAACACCTATGAAGGCCTGAAGAATGTCCAGGGCTCCCTCAAGGAAGCCGCCGTCGGCATCGGCATGACCCCGCGCCAAGTGCTGTGGAAAGTCGAGTTGCCCAATGCCGTGCCGATCATCATCGGCGGCGTGCGCGTGGCCCTGGCGATCAACGTCGGCACCGCGCCCCTGGCGTTCCTGATCGGCGCCAACAGCCTCGGCAGCCTGATCTTCCCCGGCATTGCCTTGAACAACCAGCCGCAGTTGCTGCTCGGCGCGGCCTGCACCGCCCTGCTGGCGTTGCTGCTCGACGGCCTGGTGACACTGGCCAGCCGTCTCTGGCTGGAACGCGGTCTGCGCCCGTCATAA
- a CDS encoding glycine betaine ABC transporter substrate-binding protein, producing the protein MKKLSLILGCVLLFAGLAQAAEKPLIRLGARVFTEQTLLAEITAQYLRSKGYDAQITGGLGSNLARSAHETGQLDLLWEYTGVSLVAYNHVTEKLDSAQSYARVKELDAKKGLAWLAPSKFSNTYALALPEKIARQYPQINSISQLNTVLQAEADDNHLVALDTEFANRSDGLAGMVEQYGMNLTRKNIRQMDAGLVYTALRNGQVFAGLVYTTDGRLNAFKLKLLEDDKHYFPDYTAAPVVRQAFLDAHPQLAAQLKPLAELFDDATMRQLNARVDVNHESPSTVAADFLRQHSLLSTQ; encoded by the coding sequence ATGAAGAAGTTGAGCTTGATACTGGGCTGTGTCCTGCTGTTCGCAGGATTGGCCCAAGCCGCTGAAAAACCCCTGATCCGCCTCGGCGCCCGGGTGTTCACCGAACAGACACTGCTGGCGGAAATCACCGCGCAATACCTGCGCAGCAAGGGCTACGACGCACAGATCACCGGTGGCCTGGGCAGTAACCTGGCCCGCAGCGCCCATGAAACCGGGCAATTGGACCTGCTGTGGGAATACACCGGCGTGTCGCTGGTGGCCTACAACCACGTCACCGAGAAACTCGACAGCGCTCAGTCCTACGCCCGAGTGAAGGAACTCGACGCGAAAAAAGGCCTGGCCTGGCTGGCGCCGTCGAAGTTCAGCAACACCTACGCCCTGGCCCTGCCGGAAAAAATCGCCCGCCAATACCCGCAGATCAACAGCATCAGCCAGTTGAACACGGTGTTGCAGGCCGAAGCCGATGACAATCACCTGGTAGCCCTGGACACCGAGTTCGCCAACCGCTCCGACGGCCTGGCGGGCATGGTCGAGCAGTACGGCATGAACCTGACCCGCAAGAATATCCGGCAGATGGACGCGGGCCTGGTCTACACCGCCTTGCGCAACGGCCAGGTATTCGCCGGGCTGGTGTACACCACCGACGGTCGGCTGAACGCGTTCAAGCTGAAATTGCTGGAAGACGACAAGCATTACTTCCCCGACTACACCGCCGCGCCAGTGGTGCGCCAGGCGTTCCTCGACGCCCATCCGCAACTGGCCGCACAGCTCAAGCCTCTGGCCGAACTGTTCGACGATGCAACCATGCGCCAGCTCAACGCCCGCGTGGACGTCAACCACGAAAGCCCTTCCACCGTTGCCGCCGATTTCCTGCGCCAGCATTCCCTGCTCTCAACCCAATGA
- a CDS encoding ABC transporter permease gives MDFLDAFSHLDWPLVLHLTWQHITLVGIAVTLAIVVGVPLGIFMTRFPALAGPLQASATVLLTIPSIALFGLLLPFYSKFGQGLGPMPAITAVFLYSLLPIMRNTYLALTGVEPGIREAARGIGMTFGQRLRMVELPIAVPVILAGVRTAVVMNIGVMTIAATIGAGGLGVLILASISRSDMSMLIVGAVLVSLLAIFADLLLQWLQRSLTPKGLLK, from the coding sequence ATGGATTTTCTTGACGCCTTTTCCCATCTGGACTGGCCGCTGGTGCTGCACCTGACTTGGCAGCACATCACCCTGGTGGGCATCGCCGTGACCCTGGCGATTGTCGTCGGCGTGCCGCTGGGCATCTTCATGACCCGCTTTCCGGCGCTCGCCGGCCCATTGCAGGCCAGCGCCACGGTGCTGCTGACGATTCCGTCGATTGCCCTGTTCGGCCTGTTGCTGCCGTTCTATTCCAAATTCGGCCAGGGCCTGGGGCCGATGCCGGCGATCACCGCCGTGTTCCTCTATTCCCTGCTGCCAATCATGCGCAACACCTACCTGGCCCTCACCGGCGTCGAACCGGGCATCCGTGAAGCCGCCCGCGGCATTGGCATGACTTTCGGCCAGCGCCTGCGCATGGTCGAACTGCCCATCGCCGTGCCGGTGATCCTCGCCGGCGTGCGCACCGCCGTGGTCATGAACATCGGTGTCATGACCATCGCCGCCACCATCGGTGCCGGTGGCCTGGGCGTACTCATCCTCGCTTCCATCAGCCGCAGCGACATGTCGATGCTGATCGTCGGCGCCGTGCTGGTCAGTCTCCTGGCCATCTTCGCCGACCTGCTTCTGCAATGGCTGCAACGCTCGCTGACCCCAAAAGGACTATTGAAATGA